A genomic segment from Engystomops pustulosus unplaced genomic scaffold, aEngPut4.maternal MAT_SCAFFOLD_572, whole genome shotgun sequence encodes:
- the LOC140111720 gene encoding KN motif and ankyrin repeat domain-containing protein 2-like isoform X1 translates to MMAQVLHMETHFPGKSIPNSLSGIKEPEAPYSVETPYGYRLDLDFLKYVDDIEKGHTIKRVPVSRRPRFGSLPRGPGYTGSWWTSTESLCSNASNDSRHSSYSYCGRGFYPAYEVRSGSQTSSSFNPRVERTLLDASKKLEAGQSRPLSLGCRSSSNLSTTSLSRLPSSSSCQQLSFTPLSSGMSTPVSPTPVHLQHVREQMAVALKRLRQLEEQVKMIPVLQVKISVLQEEKRQLSVQLKSQKYLGHPGGSTKGKTRGELYIEIPEEESKDGRNESGSGEGAKVSDEGTERQDRKEAEDQKEQLGTESKKECLASNGRPVKKFCSVGVWVREVDLMPHGPSRPLEADKQKFLVQALSAKVAVLERQLSRALTEVQNANRKLEEAERASRGEDTLKREKKEDVRADAVKVARVERGSEVVSSTEVGPGVQPQRSRDLEGRGVGSLKTREEEDRVYKSREVMEKPLFTSTGPPVHVHLVKKISITGQNVVEKKGLDEGNQKEEMTPCPAVNPNIQGTECTAGGSVSGKEDGTGFLVKGMTQDGQEIKSQCSGINGEMDTASSEDSGTMENPSDSESTESEYHEASEGLTSPQVDIQAPLTSIGPPKETPEPPAPGSSPTSPVPRVELSNVLISGCVALQKSLDEPTALSDAEKAAAHEAVVKEWMKIFRQKEVEPAIIRHHLNVFRAMSPRLLEVIVNMADTKGNTAVHYAVSQSNFTVVRQLLDTGLCDVNRQNKAGFTPLMLTALAAFRSNEDIETVTQMLRLGDVNCRASQAGQTALMLAVSHGRLDVVRALLQCGADVNVQDHDGSTALMCACEHGHVDIVSLLLAVPNCDMTLTDHDGSTALSIALEAGQNDIAMLLYAHDAKTSAAVSYYQGVEKNLKNQGANPSDESQ, encoded by the exons ATGATGGCACAAGTTCTACACATGGAGACTCACTTTCCAG GTAAATCCATCCCAAATTCTTTATCCGGCATAAAAGAGCCAGAGGCCCCCTATTCTGTGGAGACTCCGTATGGATACCGACTGGATCTAGACTTCCTTAAATATGTTGATGATATAGAAAAAGGCCACACCATCAAACGGGTGCCAGTTAGCCGCAGGCCTCGTTTTGGTTCATTACCCCGGGGCCCTGGATATACAGGATCATGGTGGACATCTACTGAATCCCTCTGCTCCAATGCCAGCAATGACAG TCGTCACTCGTCTTATTCGTACTGTGGTAGAGGCTTTTACCCGGCATATGAAGTGAGAAGTGGATCTCAAACATCAAGCAGCTTCAATCCCAGAGTTGAGAGGACACTCCTGGATGCTAGTAAGAAGCTGGAAGCCGGACAATCCCGTCCACTTAGTCTTGGATGCAGGTCGAGCAGCAACTTGTCGACGACATCTCTCTCTCGTCTTCCATCTTCTTCGTCCTGTCAACAGCTGTCTTTTACTCCACTAAGTTCTGGGATGTCAACTCCGGTGTCTCCAACGCCGGTCCATCTTCAACATGTACGGGAGCAAATGGCGGTGGCACTGAAAAGATTGCGTCAACTGGAAGAACAAGTAAAGATGATCCCGGTGCTTCAGGTGAAAATTTCGGTCCTCCAGGAGGAAAAACGTCAGCTGAGCGTCCAACTGAAGAGTCAAAAATATCTAGGACATCCAGGAGGAAGCACTAAGGGCAAAACCAGGGGAGAACTATACATCGAAATTCCAGAGGAAGAGTCAAAGGATGGAAGGAATGAGTCTGGATCTGGAGAAGGAGCAAAAGTAAGTGATGAAGGAACTGAACGACAAGACAGGAAAGAGGCAGAAGACCAAAAGGAACAGCTTGGAACCGAATCCAAGAAGGAATGTTTGGCTTCTAATGGAAGGCCAGTCAAGAAATTCTGCAGTGTTGGTGTTTGGGTGAGAGAAGTGGACCTCATGCCTCATGGTCCATCTAGACCATTAGAGGCAGACAAGCAAAAGTTTCTAGTTCAAGCGCTATCAGCAAAAGTGGCGGTACTGGAACGGCAGCTAAGTCGGGCATTGACCGAGGTTCAGAACGCCAACCGTAAATTAGAAGAAGCCGAGCGGGCGTCGAGGGGTGAAGACACATTaaagagagaaaagaaagaagacgtgAGGGCCGATGCGGTCAAAGTTGCAAGAGTGGAGCGAGGAAGTGAGGTTGTCTCCAGCACAGAAGTTGGACCGGGCGTCCAACCTCAGAGGTCACGAGATTTGGAAGGCAGAGGTGTAGGATCCCTTAAAACTAGAGAAGAAGAGGACAGAGTCTACAAGAGCCGGGAAGTAATGGAGAAGCCACTTTTTACTTCGACTGGACCTCCTGTCCATGTCCATTTGGTGAAGAAGATCAGCATCACAGGGCAGAACGTTGTGGAGAAGAAAG GACTCGATGAAGGAAATCAAAAAGAGGAGATGACTCCATGTCCTGCCGTCAACCCAAACATTCAGGGGACAGAATGTACAGCAGGAGGTTCAGTGTCTGGGAAAGAAGATGGAACAG GGTTTTTGGTGAAAGGAATGACTCAAGATGGACAGGAGATAAAATCTCAGTGTTCTGGGATAAATGGAGA AATGGATACGGCGTCGTCAGAAGATTCTGGGACTATGGAGAATCCGTCTGACAGTGAAAGCACAGAAAGTGAATATCATGAGGCCAGTGAGGGGCTGACATCGCCCCAGGTAGACATACAAGCACCACTGACCAGCATCGGCCCACCCAAGGAAACCCCTGAGCCCCCTGCACCCGGGTCATCCCCAACCAGTCCCGTTCCCAG GGTGGAGCTCAGTAACGTCCTGATCTCGGGCTGCGTGGCCCTACAGAAATCCCTAGATGAGCCTACAGCCCTCTCAGATGCAGAGAAG GCAGCAGCACACGAAGCCGTGGTGAAGGAATGGATGAAGATCTTCCGCCAGAAGGAGGTGGAGCCCGCCATCATCCGCCATCACCTAAATGTCTTCCGCGCTATGTCTCCACGTCTCCTGGAGGTCATCGTCAACATGGCCGATACTAAAGGGAACACTGCGGTGCACTATGCTGTGTCCCAGTCTAACTTTACTGTGGTCAGGCAGCTACTTGATACTG GCCTGTGTGATGTGAACAGACAGAATAAGGCCGGATTCACTCCCCTCATGCTTACGGCTCTGGCAGCCTTCCGCTCCAACGAGGACATAGAGACGGTCACACAGATGCTGCGCCTTGGAGATGTCAACTGCAGAGCCAGCCAG GCTGGACAGACGGCTCTGATGCTGGCGGTCAGTCACGGGCGCCTGGATGTGGTTCGCGCCCTCCTGCAGTGCGGGGCAGATGTAAATGTACAGGATCACGACGGCTCCACCGCGCTCATGTGCGCCTGTGAACACGGACACGTGGATATTGTCAGCCTCCTACTGGCCGTTCCGAACTGCGATATGACACTCACAGATCAC gatggGAGCACAGCTCTGTCTATTGCGCTGGAAGCTGGGCAGAACGACATAGCGATGCTTCTCTACGCTCATGACGCCAAGACCTCCGCTGCGGTGAGTTACTACCAG GGAGTGGAGAAAAATCTTAAGAACCAAGGTGCAAACCCAAGCGATGAATCCCAGTAA
- the LOC140111720 gene encoding KN motif and ankyrin repeat domain-containing protein 2-like isoform X2: protein MMAQVLHMETHFPGKSIPNSLSGIKEPEAPYSVETPYGYRLDLDFLKYVDDIEKGHTIKRVPVSRRPRFGSLPRGPGYTGSWWTSTESLCSNASNDSRHSSYSYCGRGFYPAYEVRSGSQTSSSFNPRVERTLLDASKKLEAGQSRPLSLGCRSSSNLSTTSLSRLPSSSSCQQLSFTPLSSGMSTPVSPTPVHLQHVREQMAVALKRLRQLEEQVKMIPVLQVKISVLQEEKRQLSVQLKSQKYLGHPGGSTKGKTRGELYIEIPEEESKDGRNESGSGEGAKVSDEGTERQDRKEAEDQKEQLGTESKKECLASNGRPVKKFCSVGVWVREVDLMPHGPSRPLEADKQKFLVQALSAKVAVLERQLSRALTEVQNANRKLEEAERASRGEDTLKREKKEDVRADAVKVARVERGSEVVSSTEVGPGVQPQRSRDLEGRGVGSLKTREEEDRVYKSREVMEKPLFTSTGPPVHVHLVKKISITGQNVVEKKGLDEGNQKEEMTPCPAVNPNIQGTECTAGGSVSGKEDGTGFLVKGMTQDGQEIKSQCSGINGEMDTASSEDSGTMENPSDSESTESEYHEASEGLTSPQVDIQAPLTSIGPPKETPEPPAPGSSPTSPVPRVELSNVLISGCVALQKSLDEPTALSDAEKAAAHEAVVKEWMKIFRQKEVEPAIIRHHLNVFRAMSPRLLEVIVNMADTKGNTAVHYAVSQSNFTVVRQLLDTGLCDVNRQNKAGFTPLMLTALAAFRSNEDIETVTQMLRLGDVNCRASQAGQTALMLAVSHGRLDVVRALLQCGADVNVQDHDGSTALMCACEHGHVDIVSLLLAVPNCDMTLTDHDGSTALSIALEAGQNDIAMLLYAHDAKTSAAGVEKNLKNQGANPSDESQ, encoded by the exons ATGATGGCACAAGTTCTACACATGGAGACTCACTTTCCAG GTAAATCCATCCCAAATTCTTTATCCGGCATAAAAGAGCCAGAGGCCCCCTATTCTGTGGAGACTCCGTATGGATACCGACTGGATCTAGACTTCCTTAAATATGTTGATGATATAGAAAAAGGCCACACCATCAAACGGGTGCCAGTTAGCCGCAGGCCTCGTTTTGGTTCATTACCCCGGGGCCCTGGATATACAGGATCATGGTGGACATCTACTGAATCCCTCTGCTCCAATGCCAGCAATGACAG TCGTCACTCGTCTTATTCGTACTGTGGTAGAGGCTTTTACCCGGCATATGAAGTGAGAAGTGGATCTCAAACATCAAGCAGCTTCAATCCCAGAGTTGAGAGGACACTCCTGGATGCTAGTAAGAAGCTGGAAGCCGGACAATCCCGTCCACTTAGTCTTGGATGCAGGTCGAGCAGCAACTTGTCGACGACATCTCTCTCTCGTCTTCCATCTTCTTCGTCCTGTCAACAGCTGTCTTTTACTCCACTAAGTTCTGGGATGTCAACTCCGGTGTCTCCAACGCCGGTCCATCTTCAACATGTACGGGAGCAAATGGCGGTGGCACTGAAAAGATTGCGTCAACTGGAAGAACAAGTAAAGATGATCCCGGTGCTTCAGGTGAAAATTTCGGTCCTCCAGGAGGAAAAACGTCAGCTGAGCGTCCAACTGAAGAGTCAAAAATATCTAGGACATCCAGGAGGAAGCACTAAGGGCAAAACCAGGGGAGAACTATACATCGAAATTCCAGAGGAAGAGTCAAAGGATGGAAGGAATGAGTCTGGATCTGGAGAAGGAGCAAAAGTAAGTGATGAAGGAACTGAACGACAAGACAGGAAAGAGGCAGAAGACCAAAAGGAACAGCTTGGAACCGAATCCAAGAAGGAATGTTTGGCTTCTAATGGAAGGCCAGTCAAGAAATTCTGCAGTGTTGGTGTTTGGGTGAGAGAAGTGGACCTCATGCCTCATGGTCCATCTAGACCATTAGAGGCAGACAAGCAAAAGTTTCTAGTTCAAGCGCTATCAGCAAAAGTGGCGGTACTGGAACGGCAGCTAAGTCGGGCATTGACCGAGGTTCAGAACGCCAACCGTAAATTAGAAGAAGCCGAGCGGGCGTCGAGGGGTGAAGACACATTaaagagagaaaagaaagaagacgtgAGGGCCGATGCGGTCAAAGTTGCAAGAGTGGAGCGAGGAAGTGAGGTTGTCTCCAGCACAGAAGTTGGACCGGGCGTCCAACCTCAGAGGTCACGAGATTTGGAAGGCAGAGGTGTAGGATCCCTTAAAACTAGAGAAGAAGAGGACAGAGTCTACAAGAGCCGGGAAGTAATGGAGAAGCCACTTTTTACTTCGACTGGACCTCCTGTCCATGTCCATTTGGTGAAGAAGATCAGCATCACAGGGCAGAACGTTGTGGAGAAGAAAG GACTCGATGAAGGAAATCAAAAAGAGGAGATGACTCCATGTCCTGCCGTCAACCCAAACATTCAGGGGACAGAATGTACAGCAGGAGGTTCAGTGTCTGGGAAAGAAGATGGAACAG GGTTTTTGGTGAAAGGAATGACTCAAGATGGACAGGAGATAAAATCTCAGTGTTCTGGGATAAATGGAGA AATGGATACGGCGTCGTCAGAAGATTCTGGGACTATGGAGAATCCGTCTGACAGTGAAAGCACAGAAAGTGAATATCATGAGGCCAGTGAGGGGCTGACATCGCCCCAGGTAGACATACAAGCACCACTGACCAGCATCGGCCCACCCAAGGAAACCCCTGAGCCCCCTGCACCCGGGTCATCCCCAACCAGTCCCGTTCCCAG GGTGGAGCTCAGTAACGTCCTGATCTCGGGCTGCGTGGCCCTACAGAAATCCCTAGATGAGCCTACAGCCCTCTCAGATGCAGAGAAG GCAGCAGCACACGAAGCCGTGGTGAAGGAATGGATGAAGATCTTCCGCCAGAAGGAGGTGGAGCCCGCCATCATCCGCCATCACCTAAATGTCTTCCGCGCTATGTCTCCACGTCTCCTGGAGGTCATCGTCAACATGGCCGATACTAAAGGGAACACTGCGGTGCACTATGCTGTGTCCCAGTCTAACTTTACTGTGGTCAGGCAGCTACTTGATACTG GCCTGTGTGATGTGAACAGACAGAATAAGGCCGGATTCACTCCCCTCATGCTTACGGCTCTGGCAGCCTTCCGCTCCAACGAGGACATAGAGACGGTCACACAGATGCTGCGCCTTGGAGATGTCAACTGCAGAGCCAGCCAG GCTGGACAGACGGCTCTGATGCTGGCGGTCAGTCACGGGCGCCTGGATGTGGTTCGCGCCCTCCTGCAGTGCGGGGCAGATGTAAATGTACAGGATCACGACGGCTCCACCGCGCTCATGTGCGCCTGTGAACACGGACACGTGGATATTGTCAGCCTCCTACTGGCCGTTCCGAACTGCGATATGACACTCACAGATCAC gatggGAGCACAGCTCTGTCTATTGCGCTGGAAGCTGGGCAGAACGACATAGCGATGCTTCTCTACGCTCATGACGCCAAGACCTCCGCTGCG GGAGTGGAGAAAAATCTTAAGAACCAAGGTGCAAACCCAAGCGATGAATCCCAGTAA